A single region of the Rhizobium sp. NLR16a genome encodes:
- a CDS encoding OsmC family protein, whose product MATYGARIAWQRNDEIFTDNRYSRVHRWTFDGGIEVRASSSSHVVPLPYSAENAVDPEEAFVASLSSCHMLWFLSIAAKQGFCVDSYTDTAEGVMEKNAEGRLAMTVVTLRPRVVFSGEKQPSLSELEALHHRAHDECFIANSVKTEVRCIPVLG is encoded by the coding sequence ATGGCGACATACGGCGCGAGAATCGCCTGGCAGCGCAACGACGAGATCTTCACCGACAACCGCTACAGCCGCGTCCATCGCTGGACCTTCGACGGCGGCATCGAGGTGAGGGCCTCCTCATCCTCGCATGTCGTGCCACTGCCATATTCGGCCGAGAATGCCGTCGATCCGGAGGAGGCTTTCGTCGCCTCGCTTTCGAGCTGTCACATGCTCTGGTTCTTGTCGATTGCCGCCAAACAGGGCTTTTGCGTCGACAGCTACACCGATACCGCCGAGGGTGTGATGGAGAAGAATGCCGAAGGCCGTCTCGCCATGACTGTCGTGACGCTGAGGCCACGTGTCGTCTTCAGCGGCGAAAAGCAGCCTTCGCTCAGCGAGTTGGAAGCCCTGCATCATCGCGCCCATGACGAATGTTTCATCGCCAATTCGGTGAAGACTGAGGTGCGTTGCATTCCGGTTCTGGGCTGA
- the glmS gene encoding glutamine--fructose-6-phosphate transaminase (isomerizing): protein MCGIVGIVGTQPVAGRLVDALKRLEYRGYDSAGVATIHEGVMDRRRAEGKLFNLEKRLDVEPLPGTVGIAHTRWATHGVPNETNAHPHFVEGVAVVHNGIIENFSELRDELSEAGAVFVTQTDTEVVAQLMAKYLREGLEPRAAMLKMLNRVTGAYALAVMLKADPGTIMAARSGPPLAVGYGRGEMFLGSDAIALSPFTNEITYLADGDCAVITREGVAVLDFAGKPVKRARQISQATAYVVDKGNHRHFMEKEIYEQPEVISHALSHYVDFAENTIGANAAVIDFKAASGLAISACGTAYLAGLVGKYWFERYARLPVEIDVASEFRYREMPLSPSQAALFISQSGETADTLASLRYCRDNGLKIGAVVNVRESTIARESDAVFPIMAGPEIGVASTKAFTCQLAVLASLAIGAGKARGTVSAEEERALVRHLAEMPRIMSRVLNLIQPQMESLSRELSKCRDVLYLGRGTSFPLAMEGALKLKEISYIHAEGYAAGELKHGPIALIDENMPVIVIAPYDRFFEKTVSNMQEVAARGGRIIFITDEAGAAASKLPTMATITLPVVDEIIAPMIFSLPIQLLAYHTAVFMGTDVDQPRNLAKSVTVE from the coding sequence ATGTGCGGTATTGTGGGGATCGTCGGAACTCAGCCTGTTGCCGGGCGCCTGGTCGATGCGCTGAAGCGTTTGGAATATCGCGGTTATGATTCTGCCGGTGTCGCCACCATCCACGAGGGGGTGATGGATCGCCGCCGCGCCGAGGGCAAGCTCTTCAACCTGGAAAAGCGCCTCGACGTCGAACCGCTGCCCGGCACGGTCGGTATTGCCCATACGCGCTGGGCAACCCACGGCGTGCCGAACGAGACAAATGCCCATCCGCATTTCGTCGAAGGCGTCGCCGTCGTTCATAACGGCATCATCGAGAATTTCTCCGAGCTTCGCGACGAATTGAGCGAAGCGGGCGCGGTCTTTGTAACCCAGACCGATACCGAGGTCGTCGCGCAACTGATGGCGAAATATCTGCGCGAAGGCCTGGAGCCGCGCGCTGCCATGCTGAAGATGCTGAACCGGGTAACCGGTGCCTATGCGCTGGCCGTGATGCTCAAAGCCGATCCCGGCACGATCATGGCCGCCCGTTCCGGCCCGCCGCTTGCCGTCGGCTATGGCCGCGGCGAGATGTTCCTCGGCTCGGACGCGATCGCGCTTTCGCCCTTCACCAACGAGATCACCTATCTGGCCGATGGCGATTGCGCCGTTATCACGCGGGAAGGCGTCGCCGTGCTCGATTTTGCCGGAAAGCCGGTCAAACGCGCCCGCCAGATCTCGCAGGCGACCGCCTATGTCGTCGACAAGGGCAATCACCGCCATTTCATGGAAAAGGAAATCTACGAGCAGCCGGAGGTGATCTCACACGCGCTCAGCCATTACGTGGATTTTGCCGAGAACACGATCGGCGCCAATGCCGCCGTAATCGATTTCAAGGCGGCGAGCGGCTTGGCGATCTCGGCCTGCGGCACCGCCTATCTCGCCGGCCTTGTCGGCAAATACTGGTTCGAGCGTTATGCCCGACTGCCCGTTGAGATCGACGTCGCCTCCGAATTCCGCTACCGCGAAATGCCGCTCTCGCCATCGCAGGCCGCACTCTTCATCTCCCAATCCGGCGAAACCGCCGATACGCTGGCATCGCTGCGTTATTGCCGCGACAACGGGTTGAAGATCGGCGCCGTCGTCAATGTCCGCGAATCGACGATCGCCCGCGAATCTGACGCCGTCTTCCCGATCATGGCCGGGCCCGAGATCGGCGTCGCCTCGACCAAGGCCTTCACCTGCCAGCTTGCCGTGCTGGCGTCGCTGGCGATCGGCGCCGGTAAGGCGCGCGGCACGGTGAGCGCCGAGGAGGAGAGGGCGCTGGTGCGCCATCTCGCCGAGATGCCGCGCATCATGAGCCGGGTGCTGAACCTGATCCAGCCGCAGATGGAAAGCCTGTCGCGCGAACTGTCGAAATGCAGGGATGTGCTCTATCTCGGCCGCGGCACCAGCTTCCCGCTCGCCATGGAGGGCGCGCTGAAGCTCAAGGAAATTTCCTATATCCACGCCGAAGGCTATGCTGCCGGCGAACTGAAGCACGGGCCGATCGCGCTGATCGATGAGAACATGCCTGTCATCGTCATCGCCCCCTACGACCGCTTCTTCGAAAAGACGGTCTCGAACATGCAGGAGGTCGCAGCCCGCGGCGGCCGCATCATCTTTATCACCGACGAGGCGGGTGCGGCGGCCTCAAAACTGCCGACCATGGCGACGATCACCCTGCCTGTCGTCGACGAAATCATCGCGCCGATGATCTTCTCGCTGCCGATCCAGCTGCTCGCCTATCACACCGCCGTGTTCATGGGCACCGACGTCGATCAGCCCCGCAATCTGGCAAAATCCGTGACTGTGGAATAA
- a CDS encoding DUF502 domain-containing protein produces the protein MTDNAPRMPVATRLRNNFLAGLIICAPIAITIWLTWTFIHWSDSWVRPYIPARWNPESYLNFAIPGFGLLIAVVLITVVGFLGKNLIGQSIVRFGESIVHRMPLVRTIYRSVKQIFETVLKEQSNSFKKVGLIEYPGPGLWALVFVATDAKGEIASKFNAMGQDMVAVFLPPTPVPTAGFLIFVPREKIVMLDMSPEDAAKYLISGGLVAPEHRPSEPKQKHLPRPKPVAVSKAD, from the coding sequence ATGACCGACAATGCCCCCAGAATGCCTGTCGCGACCCGGTTGCGGAACAATTTTCTAGCAGGGCTGATCATCTGCGCGCCGATCGCCATCACCATCTGGTTGACCTGGACCTTCATCCATTGGTCGGACAGCTGGGTCAGGCCCTATATTCCGGCGCGCTGGAACCCGGAAAGCTATCTCAACTTCGCCATTCCCGGCTTCGGCTTGCTGATTGCCGTCGTGCTGATCACCGTCGTCGGCTTTCTCGGCAAGAACCTGATTGGCCAGAGCATCGTCCGGTTCGGCGAATCGATCGTCCATCGCATGCCGTTGGTGCGCACGATCTACAGAAGCGTGAAGCAGATTTTCGAAACGGTGCTGAAAGAACAGTCGAACTCCTTCAAGAAGGTCGGCCTCATCGAGTATCCGGGTCCCGGCCTTTGGGCGCTGGTCTTCGTCGCCACCGACGCCAAGGGCGAGATTGCCTCGAAGTTTAACGCCATGGGTCAGGATATGGTGGCCGTCTTCCTGCCGCCGACGCCGGTGCCGACGGCCGGTTTCCTCATTTTCGTGCCGCGCGAAAAGATCGTCATGCTCGATATGAGCCCGGAAGACGCCGCCAAGTACCTGATATCAGGCGGCCTCGTGGCTCCCGAGCATAGACCGTCCGAGCCGAAGCAGAAGCATTTGCCGCGGCCGAAGCCGGTGGCGGTTTCGAAAGCCGATTAA
- the mfd gene encoding transcription-repair coupling factor yields MIPGFDAKKLAAIAEPLTIGNVPTGLEPLLLAELARAGEPVAYVMSDGHRMADLEQMLGFVAPDIPVLTLPAWDCLPYDRVSPSADTSARRLAALGGLIAHRKKPHAAIVLVTANAMLQKVAPQDVIESLSFSARPGNQLRMDDLAGRLERNGFDRVATVREVGEYAVRGGILDVFVPGSEEPVRLDFFGDTLESIRSFDPASQRTTGQVRSLDLNPMSEVTLTPDTISRFRKNYLSAFGATTRDDALYLAVSEGRRYPGMEHWLPLFYEKLDTVFDYLSGFRIVTDHTVREAAEERSKLVLDYFDARLNSGQPAKGQMAQGTPYKPVTPGQLYLDSKLFAKTLDALGAIRITPFNEHEGEARRVINVEARQGQRWARANAEGGGDAERINIFDVVVKHIADRRAAGAKVLVTAWTEGSLERLLQVLNEHGLEKVKPVEALKDLGSLAKGEAAAAVLNLESGFEAGELVVIGEQDILGDRMVRRSKRRKRAADFIAEVAGLDEGSIVVHAEHGIGRFIGLRTIEAAGAPHACLELQYADEAKLFLPVENIDLLSRYGGEGTDAQLDKLGGGAWQMRKAKLKRRLLDMADALIRIAAERLTRHAPVLTAPDGLYDEFAARFPYDETEDQDNAIDAVRSDLGAGRPMDRLVCGDVGFGKTEVALRAAFVAAMNGVQVAVVVPTTLLARQHFKTFSERFRGLPVRVQQASRLVGSKELALTKKEVAEGKTDIVVGTHALLGAGIKFANLGLLVIDEEQHFGVKHKERLKELKSDVHVLTLSATPIPRTLQLAMTGVRELSLITTPPVDRMAVRTFISPFDSLVIRETLMREHYRGGQSFYVCPRLADLADVHAFLQSDVPELKVAVAHGQMPAGELEDIMNAFYEGRYDVLLSTTIVESGLDVPTANTLIVHRADMFGLAQLYQLRGRVGRSKVRAFALFTLPVNKVLTATAERRLKVLQSLDTLGAGFQLASHDLDIRGAGNLLGEEQSGHIKEVGFELYQQMLEEAVAEVKGVDEIHDTGWSPQISVGTTVMIPENYVPDLHLRMALYRRLGEITDLKEIDGFGAEMIDRFGPMPIEVQHLLKIVYIKSLCRTANVEKLDAGPKGVVVQFRNKEFPNPANLVGYIGKQGTMAKIRPDHSLFLTRDLPTPEKRLQGAAVIMTQLAEMAK; encoded by the coding sequence ATGATCCCTGGTTTCGATGCGAAGAAGCTCGCGGCCATTGCCGAGCCGCTGACGATCGGCAATGTGCCTACTGGTCTCGAACCGCTGCTGCTCGCCGAGCTTGCCCGAGCGGGAGAACCCGTCGCCTATGTCATGTCGGACGGCCATCGTATGGCCGATCTGGAACAGATGCTCGGCTTCGTCGCCCCCGACATCCCGGTTCTCACCCTACCGGCCTGGGACTGTCTGCCCTATGACCGCGTTTCGCCGAGCGCCGATACCTCGGCCCGCCGGCTCGCCGCATTGGGCGGCCTCATCGCGCATCGCAAGAAGCCGCATGCCGCGATCGTGCTCGTCACCGCCAACGCCATGCTGCAGAAGGTGGCGCCGCAGGATGTCATCGAAAGTCTGAGTTTTTCGGCCCGTCCCGGCAATCAGCTGCGCATGGACGATCTTGCCGGGCGCCTGGAGCGCAATGGCTTCGATCGCGTCGCAACGGTTCGTGAAGTGGGCGAATACGCAGTACGCGGCGGCATTCTCGACGTCTTCGTGCCGGGTTCGGAAGAGCCGGTGCGCCTCGATTTCTTCGGCGATACGCTGGAGAGTATCCGCAGCTTCGATCCGGCGAGCCAGCGCACGACGGGCCAGGTGCGTTCCCTCGATCTGAACCCGATGAGCGAGGTGACGCTGACCCCGGATACGATCAGCCGCTTCCGCAAGAACTATCTCTCCGCTTTCGGCGCGACAACGCGTGACGATGCGCTTTATCTCGCCGTCTCCGAAGGCCGCCGCTATCCCGGCATGGAGCATTGGCTGCCGCTCTTCTACGAGAAGCTCGATACCGTCTTCGATTACCTCAGCGGCTTCCGCATCGTTACCGACCATACGGTGCGCGAGGCGGCGGAGGAACGTTCCAAGCTCGTCCTCGATTATTTCGACGCCCGCCTGAATTCCGGCCAACCGGCCAAGGGCCAGATGGCCCAGGGCACGCCTTACAAGCCGGTGACGCCGGGCCAGCTCTATCTCGACAGCAAGCTTTTTGCCAAAACGCTCGACGCGCTCGGCGCGATCCGCATCACCCCGTTCAACGAGCATGAGGGCGAGGCGAGGCGGGTAATCAATGTCGAAGCCCGCCAAGGTCAGCGCTGGGCTCGCGCCAATGCCGAAGGCGGCGGTGATGCGGAACGCATCAACATCTTCGACGTCGTCGTCAAGCATATAGCCGACCGCCGCGCCGCCGGCGCGAAGGTGCTCGTCACCGCCTGGACCGAGGGCTCGCTGGAACGCCTGCTGCAGGTGCTGAACGAACACGGGCTGGAAAAGGTCAAGCCGGTCGAGGCGCTGAAGGATCTCGGCTCGCTGGCGAAAGGCGAGGCCGCTGCTGCGGTGCTCAATCTCGAATCCGGCTTCGAGGCGGGCGAGCTCGTCGTCATTGGCGAGCAGGATATTCTCGGCGACCGCATGGTTCGCCGCTCCAAGCGCCGCAAGCGCGCCGCCGATTTCATCGCCGAGGTTGCCGGCCTCGACGAAGGTTCGATCGTCGTCCACGCCGAACATGGCATCGGCCGATTCATCGGCCTCCGGACGATCGAAGCGGCGGGCGCCCCGCATGCCTGCCTCGAACTGCAATATGCCGACGAGGCCAAGCTCTTCCTGCCGGTTGAAAACATCGATCTTCTCTCGCGCTACGGCGGCGAGGGCACTGATGCCCAGCTCGACAAGCTCGGCGGCGGCGCCTGGCAGATGCGCAAGGCCAAGCTCAAACGGCGCCTGCTCGACATGGCCGATGCGCTGATCCGCATCGCCGCCGAGCGCCTGACGCGTCATGCGCCTGTTCTGACGGCGCCGGATGGCCTGTATGACGAGTTTGCCGCCCGCTTCCCCTATGACGAGACCGAAGACCAGGACAACGCCATCGACGCCGTGCGCTCTGATCTCGGCGCCGGCCGGCCGATGGACCGCCTCGTCTGCGGCGATGTCGGTTTCGGCAAGACCGAAGTGGCCCTGCGCGCTGCCTTCGTCGCGGCGATGAACGGCGTCCAGGTCGCCGTCGTCGTACCGACGACGTTGCTCGCCCGCCAGCATTTCAAAACCTTTTCCGAGCGTTTTCGCGGCCTGCCGGTACGCGTTCAGCAGGCATCGCGCCTCGTTGGCTCGAAAGAACTGGCGCTGACCAAGAAGGAAGTCGCGGAAGGCAAGACCGATATCGTCGTCGGCACCCATGCGCTGCTTGGCGCCGGCATCAAATTCGCCAATCTCGGCCTGCTCGTCATCGACGAGGAACAGCATTTCGGCGTCAAGCACAAGGAGCGGCTGAAGGAGCTGAAGAGCGACGTGCATGTGCTGACGTTGTCGGCAACGCCGATCCCGCGCACACTGCAGCTTGCCATGACCGGGGTGCGCGAACTGTCGCTCATCACCACGCCGCCTGTCGACCGCATGGCGGTGCGCACCTTCATCTCGCCGTTCGACAGCCTGGTCATTCGCGAGACATTGATGCGCGAGCACTATCGCGGCGGCCAGAGCTTCTATGTCTGCCCGAGGCTTGCCGATCTCGCGGATGTGCACGCCTTCCTGCAGTCCGACGTGCCGGAGCTGAAGGTCGCCGTCGCCCATGGCCAGATGCCGGCCGGCGAACTCGAAGACATCATGAACGCCTTCTATGAAGGCCGCTATGACGTGCTGTTGTCGACCACCATCGTCGAATCCGGCCTCGACGTCCCCACGGCCAATACGCTGATCGTCCACCGCGCCGATATGTTCGGCCTCGCGCAACTCTATCAGCTGCGCGGCCGTGTCGGCCGTTCGAAGGTGCGCGCTTTCGCGCTCTTCACCCTGCCGGTCAACAAGGTGCTGACGGCGACGGCCGAGCGCCGGCTGAAGGTGCTGCAGTCGCTCGATACGCTCGGTGCCGGCTTTCAACTCGCAAGCCACGACCTCGATATTCGCGGCGCAGGCAACCTGCTCGGCGAGGAGCAGTCAGGCCACATCAAGGAGGTCGGCTTCGAACTCTATCAGCAGATGCTGGAAGAGGCGGTCGCCGAGGTCAAGGGTGTCGACGAAATCCACGATACCGGCTGGTCGCCGCAAATTTCGGTCGGCACCACGGTGATGATCCCCGAGAACTACGTGCCGGACCTGCATCTGCGCATGGCGCTCTACCGCCGACTCGGCGAAATCACCGACCTCAAGGAGATCGATGGCTTCGGCGCCGAGATGATCGACCGCTTCGGGCCGATGCCGATCGAAGTCCAGCATCTCCTGAAGATCGTCTACATCAAGTCGCTCTGCCGCACCGCCAATGTCGAAAAGCTCGATGCCGGCCCGAAGGGCGTGGTCGTGCAGTTCCGCAACAAGGAATTTCCAAATCCGGCAAATCTCGTCGGCTATATCGGCAAGCAGGGTACGATGGCGAAGATTCGTCCCGATCACAGCCTGTTCTTGACCCGCGACCTGCCGACGCCTGAGAAGCGCTTGCAGGGCGCGGCAGTCATCATGACGCAACTGGCCGAGATGGCCAAGTAA
- the recG gene encoding ATP-dependent DNA helicase RecG, with protein sequence MRPAILDPLFSPVSGLPGVGPKIAELLVKLLGRETVEDCRVIDLLFHAPFSLIDRRNQPGIARAPQGAIVTITARVDRHQVPPRGKSNVPYRVFLHDETGELTLVFFRGQAAWLEKQLPIDAEVTVSGKIDWFNGRASMVHPDYIVKAEETESLPLVEPIYPLTAGLSPKTLRKIIDTALPRFPEMPEWIDLTLTQKQGLPTIRDSFHMLHEPRDPLDVDPQAPARRRLAYDEFLAGQLSLSLVRQRLRKVAGQPVHATGAVSSKIVKALPFSLTSSQNDAIAEILNDMAGHERMLRLLQGDVGSGKTLVGLMAMAAVIESGGQAVLMAPTEILARQHHATISKFAASAGLDIEVLTGRTKGREREEILERIASGAAQIIIGTHALFQESVSYANLMLAVVDEQHRFGVHQRLRLTAKGISPHMLVMTATPIPRTLVLAAFGDMDVSKLTEKPAGRKPIQTITVPMERTGEIVGRLRSAIAEGKKAYWICPLVEESEELDLMSAEERHATLVSSLGPDIGLIHGRMSGAEKDAAMMAFKNGETRLLVATTVVEVGVDVPDATIMVIEHAERFGLAQLHQLRGRVGRGDEASTCILLYKGPLGETGHARLSIMRETEDGFRIAEEDLKLRGEGELLGTRQSGTPGFRIASLEAHADLLEIARKDAAYLIERDPELTSERGQAIRTLLYLFRRDEAIRFLRAG encoded by the coding sequence ATGCGCCCCGCCATTCTCGATCCTCTGTTTTCTCCCGTTTCGGGCCTTCCGGGCGTCGGCCCGAAGATCGCCGAACTGCTGGTTAAGCTGCTCGGGCGCGAGACGGTGGAGGATTGCCGGGTCATCGATCTTCTGTTCCATGCGCCGTTCTCGCTGATCGACCGGCGCAACCAGCCGGGGATCGCCCGCGCGCCACAGGGTGCGATCGTCACGATCACCGCGCGCGTCGACCGACACCAGGTGCCACCGCGGGGCAAAAGCAATGTTCCCTACCGCGTCTTCCTGCATGACGAGACCGGCGAGTTGACGCTGGTCTTCTTCCGCGGCCAGGCGGCATGGCTGGAAAAGCAGCTACCCATCGATGCGGAGGTGACGGTCAGCGGCAAGATTGACTGGTTCAACGGCCGCGCCTCGATGGTGCATCCCGACTATATCGTCAAAGCGGAGGAGACGGAGAGCCTGCCGCTCGTCGAGCCGATCTATCCGCTGACGGCCGGGCTTTCGCCGAAAACGCTACGAAAGATCATCGACACCGCCCTGCCGCGCTTTCCGGAGATGCCGGAATGGATCGACCTGACGCTGACGCAGAAGCAGGGCCTGCCGACGATCCGTGACAGTTTCCATATGCTGCACGAACCGCGCGATCCATTGGATGTCGATCCGCAGGCCCCTGCCCGAAGGCGGCTCGCCTATGATGAATTTCTGGCCGGCCAGCTGTCGCTCAGCCTGGTGCGCCAGAGGCTGCGCAAAGTGGCGGGCCAGCCGGTGCATGCGACCGGTGCGGTCAGCAGCAAGATCGTGAAGGCGTTGCCCTTCTCGCTCACGTCAAGCCAGAACGATGCGATCGCCGAGATTCTGAACGACATGGCCGGTCACGAGCGCATGCTGCGGCTGTTGCAGGGCGATGTCGGCTCCGGCAAGACGCTGGTGGGGCTGATGGCGATGGCGGCGGTGATCGAGAGCGGCGGCCAGGCGGTGCTGATGGCGCCGACGGAAATCCTGGCGCGGCAGCACCACGCGACCATCTCGAAATTCGCCGCCTCTGCCGGACTCGACATTGAGGTGCTGACCGGGCGCACCAAGGGACGCGAACGGGAGGAAATCCTGGAGCGCATCGCCTCCGGCGCGGCGCAGATCATCATCGGCACACATGCGCTGTTTCAGGAGAGCGTCAGTTACGCAAACCTGATGCTCGCCGTCGTCGACGAGCAGCACCGTTTCGGCGTTCACCAGCGCCTGCGGCTGACGGCAAAGGGCATCTCGCCGCATATGCTTGTGATGACGGCGACGCCGATCCCGCGCACTCTGGTTCTCGCCGCCTTCGGCGACATGGATGTTTCCAAACTCACCGAGAAGCCCGCCGGCCGCAAGCCGATCCAGACGATCACCGTGCCGATGGAGCGGACCGGCGAAATCGTCGGACGGCTGCGGAGCGCGATCGCTGAAGGTAAGAAGGCCTATTGGATTTGCCCGCTGGTCGAAGAATCCGAAGAGCTCGACCTGATGTCGGCAGAGGAGCGGCATGCGACGCTCGTCTCCTCGCTCGGCCCCGATATCGGCCTCATCCATGGCCGTATGAGCGGCGCGGAGAAGGATGCGGCGATGATGGCCTTCAAGAATGGCGAGACCCGTCTTCTCGTCGCCACCACCGTCGTCGAGGTCGGCGTCGACGTGCCGGATGCGACGATCATGGTGATCGAACATGCAGAGCGTTTCGGCCTGGCGCAGCTGCATCAGCTGCGCGGCCGTGTCGGGCGCGGCGACGAGGCCTCGACCTGCATCCTGCTCTATAAGGGACCGCTCGGCGAAACCGGCCATGCCAGGCTGTCGATCATGCGCGAGACGGAGGATGGTTTCCGTATTGCCGAGGAAGACTTGAAACTGCGCGGCGAAGGCGAATTGCTCGGCACCCGCCAATCCGGCACGCCGGGCTTCCGCATTGCCAGCCTCGAGGCGCATGCCGACCTGCTCGAGATCGCCCGCAAGGATGCGGCCTATCTGATCGAGCGCGATCCGGAACTAACCAGCGAAAGAGGACAGGCGATCCGCACCCTGCTCTATCTGTTCCGGCGCGACGAGGCGATCCGATTCCTGAGGGCCGGTTAA
- a CDS encoding DsbA family oxidoreductase — translation MERITIDVVSDVVCPWCYLGKARLELAIAEVQDEIGVDINWRPYRLNPDYPKEGVDQKKALAQKLGGEERVAQAHKMLTDYGREVGIAFDFEAINIGPNTLDAHRLIHWAMIEGREKQDKVVTALFKANFEEGRNVGDHAVLLDIAEKAGLDRSVIASLLASDADSNLIVAEITAAQEMGVNGVPFFIFDQQYAVSGAQTPDVLANALRDIAKAKAEARSGLN, via the coding sequence GTCTGCCCCTGGTGCTATCTCGGCAAGGCGCGGCTGGAGCTCGCCATCGCCGAAGTGCAGGACGAGATCGGCGTCGACATCAACTGGCGGCCGTACCGGCTCAATCCCGACTATCCCAAGGAAGGCGTCGACCAGAAGAAGGCGCTCGCTCAGAAGCTCGGCGGCGAGGAGCGCGTGGCGCAGGCGCACAAGATGCTCACCGACTACGGCCGCGAGGTCGGCATCGCCTTCGATTTCGAGGCGATCAACATCGGCCCGAACACGCTCGACGCCCACCGGCTGATCCACTGGGCGATGATCGAGGGCCGCGAGAAGCAGGACAAGGTGGTTACGGCGCTGTTCAAGGCGAATTTCGAGGAAGGCCGCAATGTCGGCGACCACGCGGTGCTGCTCGATATCGCCGAGAAAGCCGGCCTCGACCGCTCGGTCATCGCCTCGCTGCTCGCCTCCGATGCCGACAGCAACCTTATCGTCGCCGAAATCACCGCGGCACAGGAAATGGGCGTCAACGGCGTGCCCTTCTTCATCTTCGACCAGCAATATGCCGTCAGCGGCGCCCAGACACCCGATGTGCTGGCAAATGCGCTGCGCGATATTGCCAAGGCGAAGGCGGAGGCGCGATCGGGCCTCAACTGA
- a CDS encoding succinate dehydrogenase assembly factor 2, protein MTGVTLTSAGLDPRRRRILFRCWHRGIREMDLVFGQFAEAEIATLSEAELDELETIMAEEDNDLVRWIMGTWPVPERFQTPMFARLAAYTPDFDKPLRTPE, encoded by the coding sequence ATGACAGGTGTCACGCTCACGAGTGCCGGTCTCGACCCGCGCCGCCGCCGAATCCTCTTCCGCTGCTGGCACCGCGGCATCCGCGAAATGGATCTGGTCTTCGGCCAGTTCGCCGAAGCCGAGATCGCGACGCTTTCGGAAGCCGAACTCGACGAGCTCGAGACGATCATGGCCGAAGAGGACAATGATCTCGTCCGCTGGATCATGGGAACATGGCCGGTGCCTGAGCGTTTCCAGACACCGATGTTTGCCCGCCTCGCCGCCTATACGCCCGATTTCGACAAGCCCCTCAGGACGCCGGAATGA